The DNA region aatatactttccatgatacgcagtcggtttcaaaagtcgtcataactcgaggagtttacagcaagatgcaaataaacaagccaagatagttcgaagttgtcgcaaccaactcactttccgcccgggagagcacgcaatgtaaacaaaaacaaacacgatTAGTTTGGTTGGCCATTCTGTTCATTGTCCCAAGATTTTGATGAATTTGGCATTTACATGTGACAAAACGTCATCTAGCTGAGTTCTTTTTGGCTAGTTGACACACTTGCAGGGTGTGACAAGacagcaactatttttttacgtAAAATGATAACCGGGTTATTGcgctttttgttgaatatctcaggaatgAAATCGAACagaaatttggcccaaaatcgacgtgtgtcaagatagcacgaatgGCTTAATTATGTCGTGTGCTTCGTTTTCCAAGTCACCCTAATAGATATTTTAGTATAACAGAAGATGCAAATTACCGCTACCCGATTCAGTTCTATCACAGCCACTCCCCCGAGTGCATCGCGATGGGTTGCTTCCAAGCAAACGACGTCTACGATACGGTGAAGCCGCTGTTCCACCACTTGAAACTGTTCGGACTGTGCGCAGATATTCCGCGGTCAGGAATTACGCCGAAGAAAGTTCCACCGTCCAACATAATCTACCTGCTTTTCTTCATCGGATTGTACACCTACATTACCTTCGTAACTTTATTTAGACACGAGTATCCACTGATTTACAGTTCTTTGATTTTGAGCTTCGTGTATGAGACATCCCACACCATTTGTCTCTTGAACGCCATCAATACCATGGTTTGGTTCTATAAGACGCgagcaaaaatctttgaaatagtACGAGAATTGCATCTCTTTGATGTCGCCCTCGGTAGGATGCACCTCTCACTTGACAACTCCAAATGGCACTTTCGGTTCACAACGGCTCTGTTGGTCATTGACGGGACTACTCTTGCAATATGTGCCGTATACCTTTGGAGCTTCTCCGAGATACATCAAATGGGTGAAGCATGGTCTAGTTGTATGTGGCCAATCTTATATCTGGCGTATGCGTTCAACTTTGTACTGGTGATGATGTATGGCACTGTAATCGTGATACTGGTGTCGGTTCGCTACTCCGCCTTGAACAGGATATTCAGGTAAGACAACAAAATAAGTTGCATTAGCTTAATTAATCATTGTAAACGAGTGTCACAGAGCTGTTGTACTCCATCAGTGAAAAACGAAACTCTGTAGTGAGAAGTGGTTAACCAATAAACAATATTCACGACGTTATTCGGACTCTGTACTATTCGTCAAGATAATGGTCGACTagataaaattacaattttggaaGAACGGAAACAAAAAGACAAGGTCTAAACTAAATTTCGGTTTGTCGATTCGCTGCTCTTAATATGTTGTCTTTAGGTGAGctactaaaataaaaaagtagttCAAAGCTACACTCCCAATCTGATACCTGGAAGTGGTGTTCGTTCGCTTCTCCGCATTAAGTAGGATATTTATGCCAGAAACATTAGTTGCATCCATTTGCTAAATTAATAACCGTCAACAGTTGAAGGCTAGCGGCACAAAGCTCACTTTTCAGTATGAAATAGTGCGCTGTAGTGAAAAGTTGCTTCAAATTTCATCATGAAGTGTATCGCCATACACAGTATTTATGACGCTGTCAAGCCTTTGTACTTCTTCTTAAGACTAATGGGGTTCTGTGCAATTCCATGGAATTCTTCTCCAAATTCAAAGTCCAACTACAAGCCGCGCGCTTACGTTGCATTCTTCATCGTTTTAAATACATTCTTCACATACTACAGTCTAGTCGAGAATCAAATGCCGATTTTGTTCGCCTCCAAAATTATGAGCAAATCGTTCGACTTATTCTATATTATTTATTTACTCAACGCATCTAGTTCAATAATATACTTGTACATTGTTCGCTTCGATGTAGTTACCATTTTGAAAGAACAGCACCAAATGGATAAAATCTTCAACAAGCTAAACTTTAAGATAAACTTTACCAGCCATTTCGTCCTGTTGGTGGCCACAGTGTTGGCGGTGCTACTTTCGGCCCTCAGTTTGTGCACGGCATTTTATTTTTACTATATGGTGGCGCTTAAAACAGGAGCTAACGCGTCGTGGCGACACTCCATTTACCTGGTGTACATATTCAACTTTTTGCTGACGATGCTGTACGCAACGGCGATGGTGCTATTACCACAGCAGCGGTTCTCAGCACTGAATCAGATTTTCAGGTGAGTTTTTACAGCCTTCCTGATCGAAAAATGACTTCCGCTCGTGCCCTCCTGGtgctgaaatcaaagattgttaTACCTGCATGCATAATTGTCCAATCCACACCAGTTCTCGGATGTAGGATCTAAATTTGGAACAACTTTTTCTAAGCCACCATATTTTTCTTCGCAAATTTTATTGACAccttatatatatataaaaaaaatacactcaatTATCTCGGCAACTTCTCAAATGATTTAAACCAATTTAAactcacacagaaaaaaaaaacaattcccgtaatcgtgaattgtgttcatgaagttgagaaccacgaaggaatttattcatgagtatggtgcatttgcactataaacgtgaatatattccttcgtggatctcaaattcatgaacacaattcacaatTACGAGAGTTTACTATTTTTCGTGCATTCCTAGGACCTGTTTGATTAGCTTAGTGCAGTGCA from Culex quinquefasciatus strain JHB chromosome 3, VPISU_Cqui_1.0_pri_paternal, whole genome shotgun sequence includes:
- the LOC6054226 gene encoding uncharacterized protein LOC6054226 isoform X3, which produces MGCFQANDVYDTVKPLFHHLKLFGLCADIPRSGITPKKVPPSNIIYLLFFIGLYTYITFVTLFRHEYPLIYSSLILSFVYETSHTICLLNAINTMVWFYKTRAKIFEIVRELHLFDVALGRMHLSLDNSKWHFRFTTALLVIDGTTLAICAVYLWSFSEIHQMGEAWSSCMWPILYLAYAFNFVLVMMYGTVIVILVSVRYSALNRIFRMYFPTTPTSGGFLTTTAPGHTAETAVCSEKEQLTVLRQIKILHDKLNDVVELVNYCFSVQITFCVGLCFVIGVVCSFGLFRAFIYRNELFYMGVLNFIWYMYYLFFVLFFIAVGSKITREGKRIGVLVHKAINCSTSTAVINELNIFSQQLLHRSPVITCGLFVYDWTLLYTMIGATATYLIILIQFDVSFPNLVNVNGTATSPGV